In Novosphingobium sp. MMS21-SN21R, a single genomic region encodes these proteins:
- a CDS encoding RNA methyltransferase has product MTTDEKTKSSARKRADQIQDFRCKNLIAVIEDPQNPRNIGTAIRNVNALGVDKVYVIDPRGILPEDWQELREDPKLSKLSVSAVKWTFVKRFDSTEQCLAHLEKNHFVSIATSPHVKGKSSIYLHEGDFTEHAKLAVWFGNETRGISDLAVERSKMCVAIPMFGMIESLNLGTSSGIVLYEITKQRRAYQSQYRLRDHRGERATPLPTVIATET; this is encoded by the coding sequence TTGACGACGGACGAGAAAACAAAAAGTTCGGCGCGGAAGCGCGCAGATCAAATTCAAGACTTCCGCTGCAAGAATTTGATCGCGGTGATCGAAGATCCTCAAAACCCTCGCAACATAGGGACCGCTATTCGCAATGTGAACGCGCTAGGTGTGGACAAGGTATATGTGATCGATCCGCGCGGTATTTTGCCTGAGGATTGGCAGGAACTACGCGAAGATCCAAAGCTGTCGAAGCTCTCCGTATCAGCGGTAAAATGGACGTTTGTGAAGCGATTCGATAGCACTGAGCAGTGTTTGGCTCATCTCGAAAAGAACCACTTTGTTTCCATAGCGACCTCTCCCCATGTGAAAGGGAAATCCAGCATCTACCTTCATGAAGGCGATTTTACAGAGCACGCCAAACTTGCTGTTTGGTTTGGAAACGAGACCAGAGGAATCAGCGATTTAGCCGTTGAGCGAAGCAAAATGTGCGTAGCGATTCCCATGTTTGGTATGATCGAAAGCCTGAATCTTGGGACTAGCTCCGGTATAGTTTTGTATGAGATCACAAAGCAACGGCGTGCATATCAGAGCCAATATCGATTGCGTGACCATCGTGGCGAACGCGCAACGCCTTTGCCGACGGTCATTGCAACGGAAACCTAG
- the pth gene encoding aminoacyl-tRNA hydrolase, producing MQLWVGLGNPGPQYALHRHNVGFMALDTMAEVHNFGPVQKKFQGWLQEGRIGTAKVLLLKPATFMNESGRAVGEAMRFYKLGMEALTVFHDELDLTPFKVKVKQGGGTAGHNGLRSIDQHLGADFRRVRLGIGHPGHKDRVTGYVLGNFAKAEQDDLVDMLGAVASEAPWLVKGDDVRFMNDVALRQQG from the coding sequence ATGCAACTCTGGGTAGGGCTTGGAAATCCGGGGCCGCAATATGCACTGCACCGGCACAATGTCGGGTTCATGGCGCTCGACACCATGGCCGAGGTGCATAACTTCGGGCCGGTCCAGAAGAAGTTTCAGGGCTGGCTGCAGGAAGGCCGTATCGGCACCGCCAAGGTCCTGCTGCTCAAGCCCGCCACCTTCATGAACGAAAGTGGCCGCGCAGTGGGCGAGGCGATGCGCTTCTACAAGCTTGGGATGGAGGCGCTGACCGTTTTCCACGACGAACTCGATCTAACCCCGTTCAAGGTCAAGGTGAAGCAGGGCGGCGGCACAGCGGGCCACAATGGCCTGCGGTCTATCGACCAGCATCTCGGCGCGGATTTCCGCCGCGTGCGGCTCGGGATCGGCCACCCCGGCCACAAGGATCGCGTGACAGGATACGTTCTGGGCAACTTCGCCAAGGCCGAACAGGACGATCTGGTGGATATGCTGGGCGCCGTGGCGTCCGAAGCGCCATGGCTCGTCAAGGGCGACGACGTGCGCTTCATGAACGATGTGGCGCTGCGCCAGCAGGGCTGA
- a CDS encoding 50S ribosomal protein L25/general stress protein Ctc: MSETLTLSAETRDRAGKGASRALRREGRTPAVIYGGNEEPVAIHLEEKALNKALGTGHFFNSVVELTVGGKTIRTLPKDVAFHPVSDRPQHADFLRVSKDSVVHVNVPVIFINEEKSPGLKKGGILNIVRHELEMICAPDAIPDDIVVDVSGYEVGDSIHYSAVTVAAGVKPAITDRDFTIATIVAPSALKSGEAESAEG; the protein is encoded by the coding sequence ATGAGCGAGACGCTTACGCTGTCGGCTGAGACGCGCGATCGGGCAGGCAAGGGAGCCTCCCGTGCACTGCGTCGCGAAGGCCGCACCCCCGCCGTGATCTATGGCGGCAACGAAGAACCGGTTGCAATCCACCTGGAAGAAAAGGCGCTCAACAAGGCGCTGGGCACCGGCCACTTCTTCAACTCGGTCGTCGAACTCACTGTCGGTGGCAAGACCATCCGCACCCTGCCCAAGGACGTCGCCTTCCACCCGGTGTCCGACCGTCCGCAGCACGCAGACTTCCTGCGCGTTTCGAAGGACTCGGTCGTGCACGTCAACGTGCCGGTGATCTTCATCAACGAAGAAAAGTCGCCCGGCCTGAAAAAGGGCGGCATCCTCAACATCGTCCGTCACGAGCTGGAAATGATCTGTGCGCCTGACGCGATCCCCGACGACATCGTCGTTGACGTTTCGGGCTACGAAGTGGGCGATTCGATCCACTACAGCGCGGTCACCGTGGCTGCTGGCGTGAAGCCCGCGATCACCGACCGTGACTTCACGATCGCCACGATCGTCGCTCCTTCGGCGCTGAAGAGCGGTGAAGCGGAATCCGCCGAGGGCTGA
- a CDS encoding TraB/GumN family protein: MKLLLRLLLAAALGMLVTCMGKDDDKPKADARVALWQVVDKAGTVRGHLFGTVHALPPGTQWLRPEITDALATSDRLVLEIAEPLDQTVAGEALARLAGTAGLPPPSQRLPVAYRDELASVYRKLGLSDADFADTESWAVALQLAAIAGQKAGADPMSGAEPELRKLAGAKPIAGFETIDSQFGIFDALPAREQQVLLQEVAVEVASDKDEEADMVTLWLRGNDLGIAKESDSGFLADSGLHAALLSNRNRDWADQLDAMLKAGAKPFVAVGAAHLAGSDSLQRLMMARGWTIKRVP; this comes from the coding sequence GTGAAACTGCTGCTCCGCCTCCTGCTGGCCGCAGCGCTTGGCATGCTCGTCACCTGCATGGGCAAGGACGACGACAAGCCCAAGGCAGACGCGCGCGTGGCACTGTGGCAGGTGGTGGACAAGGCCGGTACGGTGCGCGGGCATCTGTTCGGCACGGTCCACGCGCTGCCGCCGGGCACGCAGTGGCTGCGGCCCGAGATTACCGATGCGCTGGCCACGTCTGATCGGCTCGTCCTCGAAATTGCCGAGCCGCTCGACCAGACGGTGGCGGGCGAGGCGCTGGCAAGGCTTGCCGGGACGGCTGGCCTACCCCCACCCTCGCAGCGCCTGCCAGTGGCGTACCGCGATGAACTGGCGTCGGTCTATCGCAAGCTCGGCCTGTCCGATGCAGACTTTGCCGATACCGAAAGCTGGGCGGTGGCGCTGCAACTCGCCGCGATTGCCGGGCAGAAAGCCGGGGCCGATCCGATGAGCGGCGCGGAACCGGAACTTCGCAAGCTGGCGGGCGCCAAGCCGATTGCCGGGTTCGAGACGATCGACAGCCAGTTCGGCATCTTCGACGCCCTGCCCGCCCGCGAACAGCAAGTGCTGTTGCAGGAAGTCGCCGTGGAAGTGGCGAGCGACAAGGACGAGGAGGCTGACATGGTTACGCTGTGGCTGCGCGGCAACGACCTCGGCATCGCCAAGGAAAGCGACAGCGGCTTCCTCGCCGATTCCGGCCTGCACGCGGCCCTGCTCTCCAACCGCAACCGCGACTGGGCCGATCAGCTTGATGCGATGCTGAAGGCGGGCGCAAAGCCGTTCGTAGCCGTGGGCGCGGCGCATCTGGCGGGGTCCGACAGCCTCCAACGCCTGATGATGGCGCGGGGGTGGACGATCAAGCGGGTGCCTTGA